The Atribacter laminatus genome contains the following window.
TCGCGACCATTGAGTACTCCAGGCACTCTCAATTTTCCACCATCTTGAATCCCGGCAGGAATACTGATATCAACCGTCTTTTTTCTTTTGACGATCCCCCGGCCATTACAAGTAGAACAATTCTGATTCTGACCCCCACATTGAGGACAAGATTCTTCGAATTCCAAATGAAAATTCTTCCGAGTTCCTAAAATGCTTTCCATAAAGCTAATTTCTATCGGATGGGAGGAAGATTCTGCTACATGCTCTTGAGGATATCCATTCATCCAATCATTTCTTTTGGTAGAACGAAAACGAGTCGTATGAGTTCGAGCACTGGAACCTCCAAATAAATCGCCAAAAAATGTTCGGAAAAAGTCGCTGAAATCTGTCCCTTCAAAGTTGGAAGAATAGGTCTGCTGGTATGAGGTTCCACCTGATCCATATTTGTTATAATAGTCTTTCCAAAATTGCTCAGTATCTCTTTGACCATAGCTATTCCAAGCTGATCCCAGTTCATCGTATCTTTTTCGCTTTTCTGGATCGCCCAAGACTTCATAGGCTTCGTTTATTTCTTTGAAGCGCTTTTCTGCATCTTTGTTTCCGGGATTGAGGTCGGGATGATACTTGCGAGCCAATCGACGATAGGTTTTTTTTATTTCTTTATCATCAGCATTTCTATTTAAACCTAATATTTGGTAGTAATCTTTAAATTCCATGGAGTTTCATCCCCCTTACCGGAAATACTTTTTTGAAATTATTTAACACAAAGAAGGGATGGTTTTAACCATCCCTTCTTTTCTAAGCAACTTATTCTCTCAACATAACCGATTCATTCATGTTATTCAGTTTGAATGGATACCTTTCTGGGTTTTAATTCCATCGGTTTTGGTAGGTGTATTTCTAAAACCCCATCTCGATAAGAAGCTGATATTTTTTCGGTTTCAACAGGCAAATTGAGTTGAAAAGTTCTTGAAAAAGGACCTATGACTCTTTCTCTGCGCAAGTATTTTCTCTGGTTAGACTGGTCGAGCTTCTTTTCGCCCTTAAGGGTAAGTTGGTCGCCATTAATTGTGATATCAACCTCTTTTTGACTCACCCCTGGCAGATCTACCCAGAGAATAATTTCATTCTCATCTTCGGTTATATCCACCACCGGAACCCAAGCTTCATTTGGTGATGGTTGTCTCTCTCGTTGAACCAAACTGTCATCAAACAGCCGATTTATCCGATCCTGCAAAAGAGTTAAATCAGCAAAGGGATCAAAACGATTCACAATAATCACCATTCCTTTCTTTGATGTTGTTTGACTTTGACATTTAAAAGTATAAGACTTGATAAAATGATTGTCAAGGGTACAAAGGAAAAAATTTAAATGCGGGATGAAAAATTTGGTTTATAAGCCCAGTTGAGGTGATATTTTTTGCATTGCGTGCAAGGCAATCAACAAAAAATCATTCAGGTTTAACTGTAGATCATTACAAGTTTGGATTTGGTTACGGTCGGCGCCTCGAGCAAAACTCTTTTCTTTGAAGCGGTTAAATAGAAAATCAAGATCCAATCCACTAAGAGTCCGATTCGGATGTATCAGAGCACAGGCAACGATAAATCCACTAACCGGGTCCACCGCGTATAATGCTTTTTCTAAAACACTATTCGGAACATGGCCAGTTGCAGGATTGTGGGAGCGTAATGCAGCAATAACGTTATCCGAAAGACCAGCTTCACTTAATATCCGTGCGCCTTCTATACCATGGGATTCGGGGCAATCCTTAGTGATTTCATAATCTATATCGTGCAATAACCCAACCAAGGCCCACTCTTCAGGGTCTTGGTTGTAACCAGGTGCTAGATCCTTCATAATTGCTTCACAGGCTAAGCAATGTTTTAACAGATTCTGGTTCTTTAAATATTTTTTAAGCAGCGCTAAGGCATCGTTTCGATTCATCAATTATTTTCTCAGCTGACTCATTGGGTTAATTGCAGTTCCTTTTTGGCGAATTTCAAAATGGCAATGATTCCCGGTAGCATTGCCCGTTGCACCTACTCGTGCTATCGGATCGTTTTGATTGACTCTCTGACCTCTGGTTACTAAGTTGACACTGTTATGAGCATAGACAGTTTGATCACCATTGGCATGAGTAATGATTACCATTCGTCCATAATTTCCTCTGGTACCGGAAAAAGTAACTACTCCACTCTGGGCAGCTCGAATAATCGTTCCTGATGGAGCACAAATATCAATGCCGTTATGCATTCGCCCTCCGCGCATGCCAAAGGGTGAACTAACTCGTCCCATAACCGGCCAGATATATCCTCTTTGTGATTCGCCGTAACCATCAGAAACATAGGTTGGAATGCGGATCTGCTGACCTATTCTCAATCGGCTTTGCTGATTTAATCCATTAACATTCATCAATAAATCCAAAGATACTCGATAACGTCGGGCTATGGACCAGAGACTATCACCCGATTGTACCTGATAGTTTTGGTATTTGTTCGAGGTGTCTCCAGGAGAAGGTCTTTTTTCACTTGACGAAACCCAGATTTTTTGATTAATCTGTAACCGGTCAGCACTCTTCAAATTATTGACTTTCATCAAAGTATTAACACTCACTCCGTGCTTCCGGGAAATATTCCATAGGGTGTCCCCTGAAACGACTGTATAATAAAATCCTTCTTCCCCTGCGGTTTGGTTTTTCTGACCATTTTGAGCGACCAAAACCTGAGGCGCTTCATTATGCTGGGTTGGAATCTTCAATTTCATACCAACTTGGAGAATCGAATCCTCAGAAAGATTATTCGCAGTCATAATGGTTTTAATGCTAACTCCAAAAACCCTGGAGATGGTCCACAAAGAATCACCTTTCTTAATTTCATAGGATTGAATAACTGTGGTTGCCGCTTGGTTCTTCGTAGATTGGGTTGTTCCTTGATGATTTTGTGATCCAGAGATTATGATCTTTTGGCCAATCCTTAATATCGAGCTCTCGGTAAGATTGTTGTCTTTAAAAATTTTTTCCTGAGAAACACCATATTTCTTAGCAATTGACCAGATATTATCTCCGGCGCATACTGTGTGAGTAGTGGTTTCTTGGCTGCTTTCTTCCTGACTTTTATCAATTAAAATTTTTTGTCCTATTTTTAATATTGAATTTTTATTCAAGGCATTCATTTCCATTAAGCTTTCTAAGGAAACTTGATAATGTCTTGAAATACTCCATAAGTTATCTCCGGCTTGAACAGTGTGATATGTGGATGCCAAACCCTCTAGGGAAATCGCCATAAGAAACAGACCAATTAAAAAGATACCAAAAAACGACTTCACTAGAGTGGGTGATGATTTCTCATTCCACATTTTTTCACCTCTCCAAAGTCAGATTAAAAGAATATTCACCAAAGGAAAATTCACGAGTAAAAACATTTTGGAGTGAATTTTCATATAAAATTTCATAAGCTAAAGTTTCATCTTGTATAAACTGCTCATTCTCTTGAATGAGAATCCTGGCTATTTGATTGGTCCCATCATTCACTCCAATTCGGATTCGATCCTCAACTTCAAACCCAGCTTCTTTTCTTAATAACTGAATTTGATGAACTAAATCTCGAAGATATCCTTCTCTCAAGAGAAAATCATTTAATTGAGTATCAAGAACGACTGCATACCCCTCCATGCTTTCCACCGAAACCGAACCACTCGCTTTCAATAGGATATCAACTTCTTGTCGTTCAATCAACACTTTTTCCCCAGAAACGAAAATAAATAAATGTCCTTCTTCCAAAAGCTGAAGAGCAGTTTGTCGATCAACCTGAGACAGAGCGCGTGCAACCTCCTTTACCTTAGAACCATGTTTAGGGCCTAAAACCGAAAAACGAGGTTTTAAAATTAGTTCTATTCCTTCAGGAAGCGTCGCTGTCCACTGTGCTTCTTTGACATTTAACTCTTCCTGGATAATATCTTCAAATTGTATTGCTCCTTCTCGCTCTTTTTGATTCGGAATCACCAAAATCGCCTTAGACAAAGGCTGTCTAATTTTGATATTCACTTTATTCCGAACCGAACGTCCCAATATGGTAATTTTTCGAGCAACTTCCATAAAAAGAAGTAAATCGGAATCGACCCGTAAGGAATTAGATGATGGATAATCTTCAAGGTGGACGCTCTCTTTTCGATGACTATTATTTTTATTTAAACTATCATAAACCATTTCTGCAACAAAAGGGATAAAGGGAGCGACCGCTTTCGCCAATTCAGACAATATTTCATATAGGGTATAATAGGCAGCTCGTTTGTCATCGTCCCATTCAGATTTCCAAAATCTCCTTCGAGATCGGCGAATATACCAATTGCTTAAATCTTCAATTACAAAATTTTCAATCGCCTTAGCGGCTCGTGATACTTCGTAATCATCCAGCCAATCCCGAACTTGTTGAACCATGGTTTCAAAACGAGAAATTATCCATCGGTCGAGTACATTACGGTTCTTGAATTCAGTGACAACATCTGCTTTCGGTTCAAAACCATCAGCGTTAGCGTAAAGAACAAAGAAATGAAAAACATTCCAGAAAGTCGTAAAAAATTTACTATAAACTTCTCCAAGCGTTTGTTTGCCAAATCGTTTTGGCACCCATGGTGGTGATACAGAAAAAACGTACCAGCGAAGGACATCGGCGCCATAGGAAGATACCAACTCCCAAGGGCTAACCACATTCCCGATATGTTTACTCATTTTCTGCCCCTTTTCATCCAGTCCCAGTTCGGTTACTAAACAATTTTTAAAAGCTGGGCTTTGGAAAAGGATGCTGGCTAAAACATGGAGACTATAAAACCAACCCCGGGTCTGATCGATAGCTTCACAAATAAAATCAGCTGGAAAAAGACTGGAAAAACGCTCCTGATTTTCAAAAGGATAGTGATTTTGGGCAACAAACATCGCTCCCGAGTCAAACCAGCAATCAAGAACCTCTGGAGTTCTTCTCATCTCTCCTCCACACTGAGAACAGGTTAAAGTTATGGCATCGACATACGGCCGATGAAGTTCAATTTGATCTATTTGCTGATTCGCACGCTGGTTAAGTTCTTGTCTTGATCCTATAGCTTCTTGATAACCGCAGCTTTCACATTTCCAAATATTAAGAGGAGTACCCCAATATCGTTCCCGGCTTAAAGCCCAATCTACTACGTTCTCCAAGAAATTTCCAAACCTACCGCTTTGAATGTGTTCTGGATGCCAATGAACTTTAAGGTTATTTTCTAACAAAGTATTTTTAACCGCTGTAGAACGAATGAACCAACTTCCTTTGGCATAATACAGGAGTGGGGTATCGCAACGCCAACAAAAGGGATAGGTATGGCGATGGGTTTCTTGTCGATACAACTGGCCAGTTGATTGAAGATATTTTATAATTAAAGGATCAGCGTCTTTTACCCAAAGACCCTGCCAGAGTGGTACGCTTTCATCATAAGTCCCATCAGCTTTAACCGGATGGAGCACAGGAAGGTCATGGATTTGCGCCAACCTCATATCGTCTTCTCCAAAAGCTGGTGCTATGTGAACAATTCCAGTTCCTTCTTCGGTTGAAACGAAGTCTCCGTGATATACTTTATACCCTTTTTTTGCCGTTAAAAAGGCCATAAGAGGATGATAGGACATGCCAATTAGTTCTTTCCCCTTCATTTCTTTAATCAGGGTATATTCTTCAGGTTGAAACAGTACTTCCAAACGTTCACGATTGAGGATGAAATGCCTGCCGGTCTCATTTTCTTGAATTTCCACATAATTGAGGTCTTGGCCAACTGCCAATGCAACATTTGCTACCAATGTCCAGGGGGTGGTTGTCCAAACCAAGAAAAATGTATTCTCTCGATTTTGGACTTGAAAAAGAAGATAAACTGACGGATCAACTACATCTTGATAGCCCTGAGCTACCTCATGACTGGAAAGAGAAGTTCCACATCGTGAACAATAGGGTAAAACCTTATATCCTTGATAGAGAAGATTTTGATTAAAGAGCTGTTTGAGAATCCACCAAAGACTTTCAATATAATCATTATCGCAAGTCACATAGGGATGGTCCATGTCCATCCAAATCCCCATTCGTTCGGTGATCTTTTCCCATTCTTTTATATATTTCCAAATACTTTCCTGGCATTTCTGGTTAAAACGATCAATCCCATAATTTTCTATATCCTGCTTCCCAGAAAACCCCAGCATTTTTTCCACTTCCAGTTCGACAGGAAGTCCGTGGGTATCCCAACCAGCTTTACGAGGGACATAATATCCGCACATGGTTTTATAGCGGGGGATCAAATCTTTCATGCTCCTGCCAATAATATGGCCGGCATGAGGGTACCCGTTGGTGGTTGGCGGTCCTTCATAAAAAATAAAACGTTGGTTCCCTTCTCTATGTTGATAGCTTTTCTGGAATATCTTTTTCTCCCGCCAAAATTCAAGTATCTTTTCTTCGCGAAAACTTAACTCGGAGACTTTTCCTAATGATTCAAACATGTTGTCACCTGCCTGCAGTGATAAGCTGGAAAGATAGTTCGAAAGAACCTTTTTTTTATCTCTATCCGAGAAATACTTAAACAATATAACCGAATTCAGGATTTTTTGCAATTTATTAGGGTTTATAGCTGTCTCTGAAAATGACTCATTTTTTTCTGGATGGGATTCACCGTGGTAAAGTTTCTTAGGAGAAATCCCATCCTTTGCTTTTATTGCTCGGCTTGCGGATTGGATGTTTCTGGATTGGTTTCAGTTGTTGGAGCTTCGGTCACTTCATCTTCGGGAAGGTTTTCCTCGAGAATGGCAATTTCCGATTTATTTTTCATATCTTCGATCATTTTTTCAAATGATTCTTGTTGAACTTTGGGAAGCAGTTTGGAACGGATTTCTTCTTTTACTTCAGCAAGGTCTTTCAGCCGAGGTTGCATATGATCTTCGACTAAGAAAATATGAATGCCATAGTCGGTTTCGATTGATTCGCTCACATTGCCTGGAGCGAGATCAAATAAAATCTTTTCCATCTCCGGATCAAGATCGCCCTTACGAATCATTCCCATCTCTCCACCCGTCTGGGCATCAGGAGATTGAGACTTTTCTTGAGCAACTTGTTCAAAAGGTTTTCCTTCTTTAAGCTCCTTTTGAACTGCATCGGCTTCTTCCATCGAATTCACCATGATATGTCTGGCTTTCACTTGTTCCGCCTCAGTGTAAAGAGTCGGATTCGATGAATATTCTTTTTCGATTTCTTCATCAGAAACCACAGCCTTATCAATTACTTCTCGAGTCACAAATTCTTGAATCATGATCTGTTGGGCTACGTTTTCAATCTTTTTCTTCACATCTGGATCATCAGCCAAACCAAGTTTCTTCGCTTCTTGGACTAAAAGAACTTGACGAATCCATTGCTCTAATAAATCTCTAAATCCTCCTGGAAACTGGACTCGATAATTTTCCGGCATAGTATCCCATACTTCTTTAAGCTCTGCTAAATAAACCGGCTCTCCGTTTACTTCAGCTATGACGACTTGTTCGGTTGCAACCGGCGTTTCGGCATTCTGTGCTTCTTCTACGACACCTTCAGTATTCAAATTATCTTGAGCCATACTTTGGATCGAAAACAAAAAAATACCAATCATAAAAATAATACTGACTATAAAAACTGAATATTTCCCTTTCATTATATATCTCCTTTCGAATCTAATTCATCTTTTTGATCTTCAAATGCTTCAAAACTAAAAGAATCTTCAACGTCCACTGAATTTTTCATATTCCCCCTTTCTTCAGTCAAACTCAACAACAAAGAAAATTTTTCTTCCATTTTTTTTAAATTTTCATTATTTTTATGTATCATCAACGAAATACTTTTCAAACGTTCATTCACAACCCAAAACAATACCAGTCCATACAAAATGAGAATGATGATTAAGAGTCCAAGGATCAAAGGACTAACCTCCCTCCAAGATTTCTTTTTTACGCTATCCCATAATTACTGATCCACTTTTCAGCTCAGTAATTTTCCCAAAACGATTGGTGGAGACATTAATACCAATTAAACAATTTCGAGGAATTACTGAATGAGGAGGAATCTGCGAATTCTTACCAACCAAATTAACACCCCAACTCAGGATATCCGGTCGAAGTCGGTTGGGAGTGTAATCATTTCCTGCTCCTATAATCGAACTCTGCCCCACAATAACATTTTTATCCAATATACTTCTCTCCACCACTGAACCAGCTTTAATTATTGAATCATTAAAAATTATCGAATCGTAAATTTTTACATCTTTTTCAATCACTGCCCCAGGAAAAACAACCGAATGGACCACCTCACCATGGATAACTGTTCCCTCACCAATTATTGATGACTGGACTAAAGCTCCCTTTCCAATCTTGGCCGGAGGATTTTGTGGTCGATTGGTATAAATAACCCAATTCGGATCATACAAGTTAAAACAGGGAAGTGGATCTAATAAATGCATATTCGCTTCCCAATAGGCCTTAATTGTTCCGGTATCAAACCAACAACCATCATAGAAGAAAGCTTGGGTTTTAATTGAATTTAAATTTTCAATAATTACATTCCTAACTAAATCGTATTTCGATTCTTGAACATTTTTTTGTAAACACTCATTTAAAAACTCTAAACGAAAAATATAAATTCCCATGAAAGCAATATTGGTTTTTGGTTGTGATGGTTTTTCTTCAAAACCAAAAACTCGGTTCCCATCATCAACTTCCAAAATACCAAATCGTGTCCGATCTTCAGTTTTTACCCGTGTCACCACCAAGGTAACGTCGGCATTATTATCCAAGTGATAATCCATAAGAGAATTATAATCCATCATATAAGCATGATCTCCGGAAAGCACCAAGAGATGATCCAATCTTTTTCTATTAATAATATTCAAATTCTGATAAATAGCATCTCCGGTCCCACGATACCAGCCTCCAACGGTTTTTCCCAAATAAGGCTGAAGGAGTTCTATCCCGCCTTTTTTTCGGTCCATGTCCCAGGGGCGCCCAACTCCAATATGCTCTATTAACGAACGCGGTTGGTACTGAGTTAAAATACCAACATCATAAATGCCAGAGTTGACACAATTACTCAAGGGAAAATCAATCAATCGATAAAAACCTCCGAAGGGAACAGCTGATTTGGCTCTTTCTATTGACAAAACACTCAAGTGATTCCCTTTCCCACCAGCTAAAATGAGCGCAAATCGAATCGACATCTGGCTCACCTCCTATGCATGACCATTAAACCATTATGGATCTGTGACCATTTGCTGAGAATTTTTATCATCAAACAGCTGCACCCTCAATTTCAGTTGTGGGGCATTAGATCTTATCGGGTATATTTTTTCTGAGAACTTCCGCTGCATCTTCAGGAATTACTGGATTAATATAAAACCCGGTTCCCCATTCAAACCCAGCAACCTTCGTTATAGTGGGTAGCATTTCCATGTGCCAATGATAGCTTTCCAGGTATGATTTTTCTCCCTTTCGTTCAAAAGGAGTGGTATGAAGAATTAAATTGTAGGGAGAATCATTCAGTGACTTTTTCATGGATACCAGGAGTTTTTTCAATATTTCTGATAAATAACTTAATTCTTGATCTTCAGTTTTCATAAAATGAGATACGTGTTTTTTGGGTAATATCCATATTTCATAAGGAAATCGAGGGGCATAGGGAACAAACGCTAAAAAATGATCGTTTTCGACAATCATCCTTTGATTATTATTTTGGTGGTATTGCACGATATCACAAAAAATGCAACGATTTTTTTCTTGATAATATTTATCAGCACCAAGAAGCTCTTCTTTTACCCTTTTAGGAATCACTGGGATAGCAATAAGCTGAGAGTGAGCATGTTGAATCGAAGCCCCCGCTGAAGCTCCTTGATTTTTGAAGATTATACAATAACGAAAACGATGGTCTTTTTCCAAGTTGCGCATTCTTTCCCGATAAACATACATAACTTCAGTAATATGATCCACCGAAAGATCTCCGAGTTCTAAATAATGGTCAGGAGTTTCAATTATCACTTCGTGTGCTCCGGAACCGCTGAGAGATTCGCAAATTCCATCTACACAATGGGCAAAGGGTTCTTCTATTCGCAAAGCTGGAAATTTATTAGGAACTACCCGAACTGTCCAACCCGGTTGATTTTTTTCAGTATGATTACCTCGAATGGAAAAAACCTCTTTCGGAGTGTGTGTTTCCATCCCTTCACAAAAAACACAAGGACCAGGCTTTCGTAGTTCTCCATGTACCCCAAAATCATAAGGTTTTAAACTTCTTTCATTGGCAATAATGACCCACCGGTCTATAACCGGATCTTTTCTCAGCTCCGACATGACTTTCCTCCAAATTTCTTCAAGCTCTTTATTTCCTCGACTAGATTCATTTTTATGAATTAACTATTTGGTAAAATCAAATTTTTAAGGTATCCAATTTTCTTCAGGATGAATGCTTTCTAAAAATCCGACCAATAAATGTATTGCTGCATCTAAATCATCACAATCGATGACTTCGGAGGGAGTATGCATATACCGATTGGGAATGCCTAACAAACCGGTAGCAACGCCTTGACGATTAATTTGAATGCTATTAGCATCTGTCCCAGTGGCACGCGATTCAGCTTGTATCTGATAGGGAATATTTTTTTGATTAGCGATATTGATCAGCTTTTGAAAAATATGAGGATTAATATTTGGACCTCGAGATATAACTGGACCTTTGCCCAAAGACACGTCCCCAATCTTTCTTTTATCTATATCGGGACAATCAGAAGCAAAGGTCACATCAATAGCAATTCCTAAGTGGGGATCGATTCTAAAAGCACTGGTTCTTGCTCCCCTGAGACCAAGTTCTTCTTGAACCGTACTTACACCATATACACCGCACTGCAATCTCTCTTTTTGAACCTTCCGAAGAACCTCGGCAACAACAAAAGCTCCAACTCGATCATCAAAACCTCGACCAGCAACTCGACTTCCAAGGAGTTGGTCAAGACCAACATCCATGGTAATCGGATCTCCTATTTGCACAATTTTGGTAAGTTCTTCTTTATTTTTTGCCCCCACGTCAATCCACTGCTCTTCAATTTTTACCACTTTTTGACGTTCTTTTTCCTCCATCAAATGGATGGGTTTTTTTCCAATTACTCCTCTTACTGGTCCTTGAGAACTATGAATTATGACTCTCTTTCCAGGGGTGACATGGGCATCGATTCCTCCAATTGTTGAAAAATAAATATATCCCTGATCACTGATATATTCCACCATCAAACCGACTTCATCACAATGACCCGCCAACATAACTCGAAACGAAGCATCAGGATGAATAATACCAATAGCATTTCCATGGTAGTCTTTAATAAATCGGTCAACCTTGTCTTGAATTCTTTCTCCAAATATTTTTTGAACCTGTTCTTCAAACCCCGATGGACTAGGAGTTTCAATGAGTTTTTTTAAAAATTCTTCTCGAGATTTTTCCATTTTGATATTCCCTCTTTCTCATACCAACTTAAGTTGAATTCGAACAAAAATGTTAATTAGCTGATTCAATCAGCCATTATATCTCTTAAAGAGAAGAAGTTTTTTTCTTTTGAACCATTCGGGGTGATTTTTTTAAGGTAATTTTAAGGACTTCGTCTATAGTTTTGACTAAATGGAATTTCATTTTTTTTCTTACATCAGCTGGTATATCATCTAAATCATTTTCGTTTTCACGGGGCAGAACAACTTCTTTAATTCCCGATCGATAAGCTGCTAAAGATTTCTCCTTCACTCCACCAATTGGAAGCACTTTTCCAGTAAGGGTTAATTCTCCAGTCATTGCAATGGAATGCTTTACCGGTATTAGCGAAAGAGAAGAAACCATTGAAACAACAAGGGTTATTCCAGCTGACGGACCATCTTTTGGTATAGCGCCAGCAGGAACATGAACGTGAATATCATGTTTTTCGTAAAACTTCTCATCAATTTTCCATTTTTTCGCCCGTTCTCGCACACAAGATAGTGCAATGCGAGCCGATTCTTGCATAATATCTCCCATATTACCGGTTAATATCAAGTTTCCCTTACCCGAGAGAACCGAGGACTCGACAAAAAGGATTTCTCCACCGGTTTGAGTCCAAGCTAAACCGGTAGCAACTCCAACCCGATCCTTCCCAGACATGACCTCATCAAAATAAATCCTTTTCCCTAAATACTTTCTAAGATTTTCTTCATCAACTACAAATGGTCCTTTTTTCCCTGAGGCGACTTCTTTGGCAACTTTTCTGCAAACTGTCGCAATTGTTCTTTCCAGATTTCTGACACCGGCTTCACGGGTGTATTCTCGAATCATTTTTGTTAAAATTTCATCGCTTATCGTAACAGTTTGATCCTCGATACCATTTTCTTTACTCTGCTTGGGTATTAAATATTTGCGAGCAATGGCAATTTTTTCCGGATCGGTGTAACCTGGAATTCGGATGAGTTCCATTCGATCCAACAAAGCTGGAGGAATGGTATCCAGAATATTCGCAGTTGCGATAAAAATAACCTTAGAAAGGTCAAAAGGAACTGCCAAATAATGGTCAACAAAAGTTGAATTTTGCTCGGGATCTAAAACTTCGAGAAGAGCAGCAGAAGGATCTCCCCTGAAATCTAAACCTATTTTATCAACCTCGTCTAACATAAATACCGGATTATTACTTCCTGCTTTTCGGATTCCCTGAATAATCCGACCTGGGAGCGCTCCAACGTAGGTTCGACGATGGCCTCTTATTTCCGCTTCATCCCGTACTCCGCCCAAGGATATTCGTACGAATTTCCTTCCCAACGCCCGGGCAATCGATTTTCCCAATGAGGTTTTTCCCACACCCGGGGGACCAACAAAACAGAGTATTGGACCTTTTAAATCTTTTTTTAAATGACCCACTGCCAAATATTCAAGAATTCTTTCTTTTACTTTCTCCAAATCATAGTGATCTTCGTTCAACACCTTTTCAGCTTTTTTAAGATCTAAACTGTCTTCGGTTCGGATGTTCCAGGGAAGTTCGGTTATCAAATCAAGGTAATTACGAATAACTGGGTATTCGGCTGAAACCGGTGGAATTCTCGATAATCGCTCCATTTCTTTTTCGGCTTCTTTTAAAACTTCTGGCGGGAGCTTGGCTTTTTCAATTTTTTCTTTCAATTCATTTAATTCAATGGTTTTTTCATCCATTTCTCCAAGTTCTCGTTGAATAGCTTTCAATTGCTCTCTTAAGAAATACTCTCGTTGGGTTTTTGCCATCTCCGATTGAATTTGAGTTTGAATCTTGCTGCCAATTTGGAGAATATCCAGTTCTCGAGTTAAATAGTAGTTTACTTTTTTTAATTTTTCGATGAGTTCATTGGTGGATAAAATATTTTGTTTACTTTCAACATCTAAATTTAAGTTCGAAACGACAAAATGGGCTAGTCGTGAAGGTTGTTTGATATTCATCGCAGCAACAAATATTTCTTTGGGAAGATAAGGAGCAAGTTCGACGACCTTTTGAAAAAGAGTTAATATGTTGCGGACTAAAGCTTCAGTTTCATCGGTTTTTATTTCTTCTTCTTTGATGATTTCAATTTTCGCTATGGGATAAGGATCCCATTGAATCCATTCAACAATGCGAAACTTATTTAAGCCAAAAACCAAAATTTGAATAGCATCTTCA
Protein-coding sequences here:
- a CDS encoding LysM peptidoglycan-binding domain-containing protein — protein: MWNEKSSPTLVKSFFGIFLIGLFLMAISLEGLASTYHTVQAGDNLWSISRHYQVSLESLMEMNALNKNSILKIGQKILIDKSQEESSQETTTHTVCAGDNIWSIAKKYGVSQEKIFKDNNLTESSILRIGQKIIISGSQNHQGTTQSTKNQAATTVIQSYEIKKGDSLWTISRVFGVSIKTIMTANNLSEDSILQVGMKLKIPTQHNEAPQVLVAQNGQKNQTAGEEGFYYTVVSGDTLWNISRKHGVSVNTLMKVNNLKSADRLQINQKIWVSSSEKRPSPGDTSNKYQNYQVQSGDSLWSIARRYRVSLDLLMNVNGLNQQSRLRIGQQIRIPTYVSDGYGESQRGYIWPVMGRVSSPFGMRGGRMHNGIDICAPSGTIIRAAQSGVVTFSGTRGNYGRMVIITHANGDQTVYAHNSVNLVTRGQRVNQNDPIARVGATGNATGNHCHFEIRQKGTAINPMSQLRK
- a CDS encoding Hsp20/alpha crystallin family protein, which encodes MNRFDPFADLTLLQDRINRLFDDSLVQRERQPSPNEAWVPVVDITEDENEIILWVDLPGVSQKEVDITINGDQLTLKGEKKLDQSNQRKYLRRERVIGPFSRTFQLNLPVETEKISASYRDGVLEIHLPKPMELKPRKVSIQTE
- a CDS encoding DnaJ C-terminal domain-containing protein, which codes for MEFKDYYQILGLNRNADDKEIKKTYRRLARKYHPDLNPGNKDAEKRFKEINEAYEVLGDPEKRKRYDELGSAWNSYGQRDTEQFWKDYYNKYGSGGTSYQQTYSSNFEGTDFSDFFRTFFGDLFGGSSARTHTTRFRSTKRNDWMNGYPQEHVAESSSHPIEISFMESILGTRKNFHLEFEESCPQCGGQNQNCSTCNGRGIVKRKKTVDISIPAGIQDGGKLRVPGVLNGRDLYLVVKIQSHPFFRREKNDIHLDLPLTLYETLLGTEVEVPTIKGRVKMKIPPETQNGVILRLRGLGIKDRKTGLMGDQLVKIRVVLPTHLDEKEKRLFLDLSAMRKENPRSHLFI
- the ileS gene encoding isoleucine--tRNA ligase translates to MFESLGKVSELSFREEKILEFWREKKIFQKSYQHREGNQRFIFYEGPPTTNGYPHAGHIIGRSMKDLIPRYKTMCGYYVPRKAGWDTHGLPVELEVEKMLGFSGKQDIENYGIDRFNQKCQESIWKYIKEWEKITERMGIWMDMDHPYVTCDNDYIESLWWILKQLFNQNLLYQGYKVLPYCSRCGTSLSSHEVAQGYQDVVDPSVYLLFQVQNRENTFFLVWTTTPWTLVANVALAVGQDLNYVEIQENETGRHFILNRERLEVLFQPEEYTLIKEMKGKELIGMSYHPLMAFLTAKKGYKVYHGDFVSTEEGTGIVHIAPAFGEDDMRLAQIHDLPVLHPVKADGTYDESVPLWQGLWVKDADPLIIKYLQSTGQLYRQETHRHTYPFCWRCDTPLLYYAKGSWFIRSTAVKNTLLENNLKVHWHPEHIQSGRFGNFLENVVDWALSRERYWGTPLNIWKCESCGYQEAIGSRQELNQRANQQIDQIELHRPYVDAITLTCSQCGGEMRRTPEVLDCWFDSGAMFVAQNHYPFENQERFSSLFPADFICEAIDQTRGWFYSLHVLASILFQSPAFKNCLVTELGLDEKGQKMSKHIGNVVSPWELVSSYGADVLRWYVFSVSPPWVPKRFGKQTLGEVYSKFFTTFWNVFHFFVLYANADGFEPKADVVTEFKNRNVLDRWIISRFETMVQQVRDWLDDYEVSRAAKAIENFVIEDLSNWYIRRSRRRFWKSEWDDDKRAAYYTLYEILSELAKAVAPFIPFVAEMVYDSLNKNNSHRKESVHLEDYPSSNSLRVDSDLLLFMEVARKITILGRSVRNKVNIKIRQPLSKAILVIPNQKEREGAIQFEDIIQEELNVKEAQWTATLPEGIELILKPRFSVLGPKHGSKVKEVARALSQVDRQTALQLLEEGHLFIFVSGEKVLIERQEVDILLKASGSVSVESMEGYAVVLDTQLNDFLLREGYLRDLVHQIQLLRKEAGFEVEDRIRIGVNDGTNQIARILIQENEQFIQDETLAYEILYENSLQNVFTREFSFGEYSFNLTLER
- a CDS encoding HDIG domain-containing metalloprotein, which encodes MNRNDALALLKKYLKNQNLLKHCLACEAIMKDLAPGYNQDPEEWALVGLLHDIDYEITKDCPESHGIEGARILSEAGLSDNVIAALRSHNPATGHVPNSVLEKALYAVDPVSGFIVACALIHPNRTLSGLDLDFLFNRFKEKSFARGADRNQIQTCNDLQLNLNDFLLIALHAMQKISPQLGL